In the Nitrospinota bacterium genome, GGCGCGGGCTGCCGATAAGATTAAGTACGCCATTTTAAGGGGTTAGAGAGGACAAGGGATTTAACAGATGCCGAATATTCTGGTATTCACGCTGCCGCCGGATCTCATTAGGGCGGCCGGACCCACCGATCCATTGAGCGCCATCATCTCCGCGCCGATAGCGGTCGAGGCGCAGCAGCCGATAGCCATTTACGTTGCGGAGGGGAAAGAAATCCCGGGTCAGCACCTCTCAACCGTGAAATGGCATCTGCCCGCGGGGGTTACGGCCCGCGAGGTGGCCGGCGAGGGGATGACCGTGTCGCAAGGGGAGTACCCGGTGCTGGCGGCCGCGAAAAAAGGCTTTGTCACCGCCACGGAAAAAAAGCTTAAGGTAAGCGGCGTCTACGAAGTGAGCCGCGACCTCAACAACCGTACCGGCGGGGTGGAAACCCCCGCTTCGGTGCTGGTGATCGGTTCCATCAGCCAGGGGGTGACCATCCTTTCCGGCGGCGACGTGGAGGTGCGCGGTCTTATTGAAGATTCGTCCATCACGGCGGCCGGCAGTATCGTGGCCAAAGGGGGTTTTACCGGCGGCGAAAAAGGAAAACTTTCCGCCGGCAAGGACCTCTACTGCCAGTTTGTGCAGCAGGGAACGCTGGAGGCGCAGGGGAATATTGTGGTTGATGGCAGCATCATGAACGCCGCCAGTCTCTGCGGCAAAAAGCTGGTGGTGCGCGGCAACGGCTTTCTGGTGGGGGGAAAGGTGATGGCGCGCGAAGGGGTGGAGGTGAACCGCATCGGCTCCGAAGCGGCGGTGGTCACGGAAATCGAAGTGGGGGGCAACCCTTTCCAACTGGTGCGCATTGAGGCGGTGAATAACGAGGTGCAGAAACTGGAGCGCGAGGTTGTCACGGCGGCTGGGGCGGCGCGCCATTTCGCGAAACAGTTGGGGGGGCTTGCGCGCTTTGACGAAGCCGACCAGGCGACCTCGCTGTTCAACGCCGCCGAGACGATGCGCCAGCAGGGGGCGTCCCTGGATGACGAAAAGAAAGAGGAACTGCACAAGTTTGGCGCTTCCATCATGTCGCACATGCGGCTGCAACAGCGGCTGGAGCAGGAGCGGAAGGAACTGGCCGGCGCCGCGGACAGCGGCGGATTTTTCGGCAAGGCGAAAGTCACGGTGGCGAAGATCGCCCATCCCGGCACCGCCATCAAGATCGCCGACGCGGTGCTGCGGCTGGACCGCGAACAGGAACGGGTGACATTTTATTATAAGCCCGCCTCCGGCGACCAGAAGTACGCGGAGATTGCGATGGGGTATATTTAAGCGGTGAAATAATGGGAGGCATGTGAGTACATTAATTGCGATCATAACCGGCGTCGGGCTGGTGCTCTTCGCCATGAACATGGGCGCGGGGATTGAAAACTTTTGGGATCTTCCGGCGTTCATGATCGTGGTGGGCGGCACCTCGGCGGCGATGTTCATTTGCTTTCCGCTGCCGCAGATCATGCGAGTTTTCGGCGTTCTGCGCCAGATTTTCCTGGCGGACGACGCGGGGCCGGGGGGGATCATCGCCCTTTTCGTCCGCCTCTCGTTCAAGGCGCGGCAGCAGTCGCTCCTCTCCCTTGAAGAGGACATGAAGCGGATTGAAAACCGCTACATCAAGCAGGGACTCGAGATGGTGATCGACGGCCATCCCGGCCATCTCATCCGCGACGTGCTGGAAACCGAGTTGGATTTCGTACAGGTGCGTCACCGCAAGGGGGAGCACATTTTCCGCACCGCCAGCAAGCTGGCTCCCGCTTTCGGGCTGATGGGAACGGTCATCGGCCTCGTGCAGATGCTGTTGGGGCTGGCGGATGCGACCGCCGCCGGAACGAACGCCACCGAGGTTCTCGCCCGCGGCATGGCGGTGGCCCTTATGACCACATTCTACGGCGTGCTTTTGTCGAACCTTTTCTTTGCGCCGATTGCTGAAAAACTGCATGTAAAGACGGATGAGGAGCATCTCAACACCCAGGTCATCATCGAGGGGGTATTGATGCTGCAGTCCGGGGTGAACCCCCGCATTATAGAGCGGAAGCTCAACTCGTACCTCTCGCCGCAGCAGCGGGTGAAAGTATACGATGAGTACCTCAGGCGTCAGCGGACGGCCGCGCCGCAGTAAAGGATAGCGCATGGAACAGGAACAGCAGCCCCGCTCCCACGCGGGCAAGCCGAAGATACGGCCATCGGTTCTCGCCAGCATCCAGGAGGAAGCTTCCGCCGAGGCGATGGACGAGGCGCGCTGGCTTTTCTCGCTCAGCGACCTCTTGACGCTGCTGCTCACCTTCTTCGTGATGCTGTTCGCCATTTCCGTGCCGGACCAGAAAAAGCTCTCCGACATGATGAAGGGCTACGGCGGCGCAAAAGGGGGGGCCAAAAAGGCGGTCACCGGCGCCGAAGACCCGGAGGCCTTCGTTAAAAAGCATATGAAGTCGCTTATCTCGGACAACAACCTCGTCAACGATATCGACCTCACCTCCGATTCACGCGGCGTGGTGCTCTTCTCGCGCGGCGATTTTTTCTTCCCCTCCGGCACCGCCGAACTGTTGCCCGATACGCGGCTGTTCCTGGATAAAGTGTCCGACATTCTTCGCGGCGTGCCGAACACCGTGCTGGTGGAGGGCCACACCGACGACGTGCCGACCAGCACCGCGCAGTTCCCCAGCAACTGGGAGCTTTCCACCGCGCGCGCGGCGGTGGTGGTGAAGTATTTCGTCCAGGAAAAGAAGATCGACCCGAAGCGGTTCATCGTGTCGGGCTACGGCGAATTCAAACCGCGCTTTCCCGTCACCCCCGAAAACCGCCCCAAGAACCGCCGCGTTGAGATTATCATCATGACTTCGGAGAAAAAATGAGCGCCGCGCCCGGCTCCGGCCCCAAAGTGGCCGGCAAACGCGCGGATTTCCGCGTCGAGATGCCGCTGATGATCCGCTACCGCGTGGCGGTGCGCCAGGAGGACGGGCGGTATCAGCTTTCCCCGCTTGCCAACGGGGTGGGGGTCGATTTTTCAGGCGGCGGCTGCGCCTTCAAGATAGCCAAGGATATCCCGGCGGGATTTTTCCTCTATATCGAGATAACCATGCCGTATGACAAAGAGCCGGTGCAGGCGGTCGCCGAGGTTGTCCGCAACCTGCCGGACGAACTGAAGGGAAAACAGGTATTCCGCTGCATCACCCGCTACATCCTGATTCATCCGGACGTGCAGGACCGGATGGTCGGCTACTTCATCGGCGAAGCGGCCCGCCAGAAAAAATAGCCCGCCGTTGCGGCACTATTCTGCCTCACGCACCTCAACTATGTACCCGCCTTCTTCCTCTTCTTCTTCATTAATCGATACTTCATAAACAATATCCACTTCGGCATCTTTCCCTTTTACTCTTGCCGAGCATTGATAACTTCCAATTTCTTTATCAAATCCCGTCGCTCTTATAAAGTCCAGGCGGACTTCCCCTTTTTTATAAAAGATGAAACCATCCGGGTTTTTCTTTATTATTCCGATTACAGTCTTTTTTACCTCTTCATCGCCGCATTTAGGGGCCTTTTTCTTGAACAAATCAAAGGCCGAAGCACTATCAGAAATTGCGAATACACAAATCGCCAAGAACACCGCAACACGCGCTTTAAGTATGCTTTTCATTTTTTCTCTCCAAACTTCATAGCGTTTGAAAGCTGAATAAGGTTACCCAGAACTTCCCAGCGCTGCTATTTATTTACAATTTTAACGATGCAGATGTGGACTGCCTCCAAGTTAGGGCAACACAATCAAATCCACGGTTGCTTATTAGTTGTAAGCAATTTGTAATACAGTTGGTTGCCTCGTATTCCATAATAAATTCCCGCGATCAGAGTCAATGCGCCACCTGAAGCAACCACTACCACAAGCCAGATAATGCCATTAAGCCATAATCCCTTCCAGAGCGCCCAACCCCAGAAACCAAAGCAAGAAGCCCAATTCCATTTACCTGTATAAACACCTTTCGATTCAAATATTTTTTTGAACTCAACCTGATAATAAGGTTTGAGAAGTGAATAACCTGGGATCGCTTGTTCTAGCGCTTTTTTGCCCGCATCCTCTGCTTGCGGTGCATTCTTTTGACGGACACCGCACTTTGGGCAGATTTCAGCGGCAATCTTAATTGCCGCACCGCAGGTTTCACAAAATTTCTCATCAGCGGCCTTTGTTCGTATCTCTTCGCTCACAACAATCTCCCATGAATATGTTTTAGCTGCCCTTCCCGTATCAGGCTAATCGGTGTCAGACTGCCCAGAAATAGTGGAAGAATCGGAATCCCCCTGCATCTCGGAATTTTCAACCTTATGCTTAACAAAAATTTCCCCTGTTTCAAAATCGTAAAGCCATATTTCAAAAACATCAAACATCAAGCCTTCAAGCGTTATTGAAACTTCAAGAGGGCTTTCAAATGTTGGTTCAATAGAGAGGGGCATTGGGGCCGCTTCAAAAAAGGGCTCTTTAACTTTCCCAATTATTAAAATCCTGCCACTTTGGCTTAGACGTTGAGCTGTTTCGCCTGGCATTTTCGTCGTAAGCGATAATTCCGCGCAGCTTTCCGGCAGGCATTTTATAAAATTAATTGCGCCTTCAACCTTTTGCACATGTACGGTTGCCCCATATGCATTCGTTCCCTTGTACGAAGATTTTTTTATGCTATCGAGCAGGATTGGAACGCCAAAAGTTATTTTTACAGTTTCCTCTTCAGCATCATATGTAAGCGCCGTTCTGTTTTCTACTTCTTGTAGTCCGGCCTTCATTCGGTCGTACAAGGATTTCTCATTCGCATTTCGCGCGGTAAAATTGTCAATAATAAGGGATGCGGTATAATCGCCATCCATAAATTTTTTTGAAAAAGCCAATTTATCACCGTACATAAGTTTCCCTAACAACGGCGAAGCAAGCAGACTTTCCCTGCGCTTTTCAAATTGCTGATTATTTTCAAATCCGGTTTTTACAAACCGGCTGGCATTATTTTTACAGGCTCGATAAACTTTTACGAAATCATTACCGGCATAACGCCGGGGTAGCTTTGATGCATTCAAGTCAAGGGCTGCGCCAGAATATCCACCGCTTTTCGATGAAATTTCGTCCAAAAGTTGGCTGTTTTCTTTCGTTGCCGCAGAAGAGGCTTGGCCGCTTTGAATCGTTTTTTTCTTTGCCTTTTCCGCCGCAAAAGAATTTGCGGAAAGGCTGAAAACCATTATCAAGGTGAACAACGAACGCCATATTTTCATAATTTCGTCCTAATTCTGAAAAAAGTTTTTACATCGCCGCGCTTAGTTCCCCTTCTTCCCCGCCTTTGGATTGCAAGCAAGGCAGAGCCACCTGCCATTTTCATAGTTGCCGTGTGTCCCGTCACAAATGCCCGCTTTGCATTGGTGACAATAGCGATAGGTAAGCGATATTCTTTCGAAGACATGCCAGCATATTTCGCAACGCGCGGGCTTTCCACTTTCGATAAGTTGTTTACCCTCAACTCCGGATAGAATGGCATCAAAATCAATCTTTGAACTCATTTTTCCCTCCCTAATTTGAATCAAATTATCCAAATGCATTTTATACCCCCCCCTGCAAAGTCAATACCCCTTTTTGGGGTATTTTCCGTGATTTATAGCGGAAAAATGGCCGAAATGTGTGGGATTATTCATCACTTCAGGGCTGGATGATCGCCTACTTCATCGGCGTTGCGGTCGTCCGCCGCCGTTCTCCGGTTAAAAGGAGTCACCATGCGTGAAGAAACGGCTTCTAACCATGATTGACGGTATCAATGCCGCTTTTCGGTCCGGCATGGTTTTCACACCCATTGGGTAATTTGGGGGCGGCTTGATACAAGGTTAAAACCTTGGTTGCCCCCGAAGGGGGTAAGCCCTCTTGGCCCTTACAGGCCAACAACAGGTTGTGGCCTATAGGCTATTTCCGCCGCAGATTGAATTATCTTCTGCGGCTCCTTAAACCTGTTGTACCGACGCAATACTCTTCCTTAATTCGGGGATATAGGCCCGCCACCGCATGATTATTCCGCCGCTCCCAAGTCAAGCCCGGTATGATTACAAATAGGACACGCTGGAGAGCGTGTCCTGC is a window encoding:
- a CDS encoding DUF342 domain-containing protein is translated as MPNILVFTLPPDLIRAAGPTDPLSAIISAPIAVEAQQPIAIYVAEGKEIPGQHLSTVKWHLPAGVTAREVAGEGMTVSQGEYPVLAAAKKGFVTATEKKLKVSGVYEVSRDLNNRTGGVETPASVLVIGSISQGVTILSGGDVEVRGLIEDSSITAAGSIVAKGGFTGGEKGKLSAGKDLYCQFVQQGTLEAQGNIVVDGSIMNAASLCGKKLVVRGNGFLVGGKVMAREGVEVNRIGSEAAVVTEIEVGGNPFQLVRIEAVNNEVQKLEREVVTAAGAARHFAKQLGGLARFDEADQATSLFNAAETMRQQGASLDDEKKEELHKFGASIMSHMRLQQRLEQERKELAGAADSGGFFGKAKVTVAKIAHPGTAIKIADAVLRLDREQERVTFYYKPASGDQKYAEIAMGYI
- a CDS encoding motility protein A, whose translation is MSTLIAIITGVGLVLFAMNMGAGIENFWDLPAFMIVVGGTSAAMFICFPLPQIMRVFGVLRQIFLADDAGPGGIIALFVRLSFKARQQSLLSLEEDMKRIENRYIKQGLEMVIDGHPGHLIRDVLETELDFVQVRHRKGEHIFRTASKLAPAFGLMGTVIGLVQMLLGLADATAAGTNATEVLARGMAVALMTTFYGVLLSNLFFAPIAEKLHVKTDEEHLNTQVIIEGVLMLQSGVNPRIIERKLNSYLSPQQRVKVYDEYLRRQRTAAPQ
- a CDS encoding DUF2628 domain-containing protein, whose product is MSEEIRTKAADEKFCETCGAAIKIAAEICPKCGVRQKNAPQAEDAGKKALEQAIPGYSLLKPYYQVEFKKIFESKGVYTGKWNWASCFGFWGWALWKGLWLNGIIWLVVVVASGGALTLIAGIYYGIRGNQLYYKLLTTNKQPWI
- a CDS encoding PilZ domain-containing protein, encoding MSAAPGSGPKVAGKRADFRVEMPLMIRYRVAVRQEDGRYQLSPLANGVGVDFSGGGCAFKIAKDIPAGFFLYIEITMPYDKEPVQAVAEVVRNLPDELKGKQVFRCITRYILIHPDVQDRMVGYFIGEAARQKK
- a CDS encoding OmpA family protein — encoded protein: MEQEQQPRSHAGKPKIRPSVLASIQEEASAEAMDEARWLFSLSDLLTLLLTFFVMLFAISVPDQKKLSDMMKGYGGAKGGAKKAVTGAEDPEAFVKKHMKSLISDNNLVNDIDLTSDSRGVVLFSRGDFFFPSGTAELLPDTRLFLDKVSDILRGVPNTVLVEGHTDDVPTSTAQFPSNWELSTARAAVVVKYFVQEKKIDPKRFIVSGYGEFKPRFPVTPENRPKNRRVEIIIMTSEKK